One region of Triticum aestivum cultivar Chinese Spring chromosome 6B, IWGSC CS RefSeq v2.1, whole genome shotgun sequence genomic DNA includes:
- the LOC123135239 gene encoding 4-hydroxybenzoate polyprenyltransferase, mitochondrial: MALLRAAAAALRRRARVAALPAISPFPHTSTSSPSPSPAPAPNPAARRHLITLTRRGPCLHPPSASAAASSFYIDRILLPSSFSLALSTSSRDKDSDKDKEESLPPPPSPASWVERWLPEAARPYAMLARLDKPIGTWLLAWPCMWSITIAAMPGELPDLKMLALFGCGAVLLRGAGCTVNDLLDRDIDNKVERTKSRPFASGALTPSQGVAFLGGQLLLGLGILLQLNNFSRVLGASSLLLVFSYPLMKRFTFWPQAYLGLTFNWGALLGWAAIRGSLDPAVILPLYTAGICWTLVYDTIYAHQDKEDDLKVGVKSTALRFGDSTKQWISAFGAASIGSLVLSGYNAELAWPYYPLLTAAAAHLAWQISTVDLSDRADCNRKFVSNKWFGALVSSGILLGRLASC, encoded by the exons ATGGCCctgctccgcgccgccgccgccgccctccgccgccgcgcccgcgtcGCCGCTCTCCCGGCCATCTCCCCGTTCCCCCACACCAGCacctcctctccctccccctcccccgctcccgcccccaaccccgccgcccggcgccaccTCATCACCCTAACCCGCCGCGGCCCATGCCTTCACCCGCCGTCCGCCTCCGCGGCGGCCTCCTCGTTCTACATCGACCGGATCCTGCTGCCCAGCAGCTTCTCGCTCGCGCTCTCGACCTCCTCCCGGGACAAGGACTCGGACAAGGACAAGGAGGAgagcctcccgccgccgccgtcgccggcgtcgTGGGTGGAGAGGTGGCTCCCGGAGGCGGCGCGGCCGTACGCGATGCTCGCCCGGCTCGACAAGCCCATCGGCACCTGGCTCCTCGCCTGGCCCTGCATGTG GTCGATCACGATAGCGGCGATGCCGGGGGAGCTCCCGGACTTGAAAATGCTGGCGCTCTTCGGGTGCGGAGCTGTCCTCCTCAGGGGGGCTGGTTGCACTGTGAATGATCTTCTCGACCGCGACATTGATAACAAG GTTGAGCGCACCAAAAGCAGGCCTTTCGCATCAGGCGCTCTAACCCCATCTCAAGGAGTGGCCTTCCTCGGAGGCCAGCTACTGCTGGGATTGGGCATTCTTCTCCAACTTAACAACTTCAG ccgtgttcttggagcatcttctCTTCTTCTGGTGTTTTCTTATCCCCTGATGAAGAGGTTCACATTTTGG CCTCAGGCATATCTCGGCTTGACCTTCAACTGGGGAGCTTTGCTAGGATGGGCTGCTATCAGAGGGAGCTTAGACCCTGCAGTCATCCTTCCACTGTATACTGCTGGTATATGTTGGACATTGGTGTATGATACCATATATGCACATCAG GACAAAGAAGATGACCTCAAAGTAGGTGTCAAGTCCACAGCATTAAGGTTTGGGGATTCGACCAAGCAATGGATCAGTGCCTTTGGCGCTGCATCCATTGGCAGCTTAGTGCTCAGTGGCTACAATGCCGAACTTG CATGGCCCTACTACCCTCTTCTGACAGCTGCAGCCGCACATTTGGCATGGCAGATTTCAACCGTTGACTTATCTGACCGTGCAGATTGCAACAGGAA GTTTGTATCAAATAAGTGGTTTGGAGCTTTGGTGTCCAGTGGAATTTTGCTCGGGCGACTTGCATCATGCTAG
- the LOC123135238 gene encoding cypmaclein isoform X1 — protein sequence MASASIAPPLLLFVAVLAVTLAAATVAADAHQPAPGGDGDDRQLMAAGGGGGRTLLGIDCPKACEARCGRNWKNEMCNKLCNICCGKCSCVPSGTGQDTRNECPCYANMKNTKNGKPKCP from the exons ATGGCGTCCGCCTCCATcgctccccctctcctcctcttcGTCGCCGTCCTCGCGGTCACcctggcggcggcgacggtggcagccGACGCGCATCAACCGGCTCcgggtggtgacggtgatgatcgTCAGCTGATG gcggcgggcggcggcggcgggaggacccTGCTGGGCATAGACTGCCCCAAGGCGTGCGAGGCGCGGTGCGGGAGGAACTGGAAGAACGAGATGTGCAACAAGTTGTGCAACATCTGCTGCGGCAAGTGCAGCTGCGTCCCCTCCGGCACCGGCCAGGACACCCGCAACGAGTgcccctgctacgccaacatgaagaACACCAAGAACGGCAAACCCAAGTGCCCCTAA
- the LOC123135238 gene encoding cypmaclein isoform X2, whose protein sequence is MAVSKPLFLAAAAVVLLVATLLVAVDADGSSSAAGGGGGRTLLGIDCPKACEARCGRNWKNEMCNKLCNICCGKCSCVPSGTGQDTRNECPCYANMKNTKNGKPKCP, encoded by the exons ATGGCGGTCTCCAAGCCtctcttcctcgccgccgccgccgtcgtcctcctcgttGCAACCCTGCTCGTGGCCGTGGACGCTGATGGTTCCTCCTCG gcggcgggcggcggcggcgggaggacccTGCTGGGCATAGACTGCCCCAAGGCGTGCGAGGCGCGGTGCGGGAGGAACTGGAAGAACGAGATGTGCAACAAGTTGTGCAACATCTGCTGCGGCAAGTGCAGCTGCGTCCCCTCCGGCACCGGCCAGGACACCCGCAACGAGTgcccctgctacgccaacatgaagaACACCAAGAACGGCAAACCCAAGTGCCCCTAA